Proteins encoded in a region of the Mucilaginibacter sabulilitoris genome:
- a CDS encoding SDR family NAD(P)-dependent oxidoreductase produces the protein MNLNDKKVLITGGSSGIGRAIVDALYQSGTRSFAVAGRDEAKLNQLAKDYPEASFLYLHGNVGNPTDVMAFIKKVDQEWAGLDILINNAGVVSAGPLEDISDEDIIAQIDINLTGLILLTKHALPLLKKSTEAAIINVSSGLGVIGLPFYATYAAAKAGTVNFSEALRRELRDFPIHVMTVYPTATDTPMMKTANTSNMDTPEAVAESTIRGLLAGEIDVFRGGTQMLENRKLNFEHPLEYDEKVKGMYWAMKERASKHRSM, from the coding sequence ATGAATTTAAACGACAAAAAAGTACTGATAACTGGCGGGTCCAGCGGAATCGGCAGAGCCATCGTGGATGCACTTTATCAATCAGGCACAAGGAGTTTTGCAGTAGCAGGTCGGGACGAAGCAAAGTTAAATCAATTAGCAAAGGATTATCCCGAGGCCTCCTTTTTGTACCTGCATGGAAACGTGGGTAATCCCACTGATGTTATGGCCTTTATTAAAAAGGTTGACCAGGAATGGGCCGGCCTTGATATTTTGATCAACAACGCCGGTGTGGTGAGCGCGGGCCCCCTGGAAGATATCAGCGATGAAGACATTATTGCTCAAATTGACATTAATCTTACGGGATTGATCTTGTTGACCAAGCATGCTCTCCCGCTACTCAAGAAAAGCACCGAAGCTGCGATCATTAATGTTTCGTCCGGACTAGGCGTAATCGGCTTGCCTTTTTACGCTACCTACGCGGCTGCTAAGGCAGGAACTGTAAATTTTTCTGAAGCGTTACGCAGAGAGCTGCGCGATTTCCCAATACATGTAATGACGGTTTACCCTACGGCCACAGATACACCAATGATGAAAACAGCCAACACAAGCAATATGGACACTCCGGAGGCTGTGGCTGAAAGCACGATCAGAGGTTTGCTGGCAGGTGAAATTGACGTTTTTCGCGGTGGGACTCAAATGCTGGAAAATCGCAAATTGAATTTTGAGCATCCATTGGAGTATGACGAAAAGGTAAAGGGTATGTATTGGGCTATGAAAGAACGAGCATCCAAACATCGGTCAATGTAA